A segment of the Streptomyces sp. ITFR-21 genome:
CCGACGCTCAGCACGTTGGCGTCGTTGTGCTCGCGGGCCAGGGTGGCGGTCTGCTCGCTCCAGGCGAGGGCCGCGCGGACGCCCTTCACCTTGTTCGCGGCGATCTGCTCGCCGTTGCCGGAGCCGCCGATCACGATGCCGAGGGCGCCGGGGTCGGCGGCGGTCCGGGTGGCGGCGCGCAGGCAGAAGGGGGGGTAGTCGTCCACCGCGTCGTAGAGGTGCGGGCCGCAGTCCACGGGCTCGTGCCCGGCCGCGACGAGCCACTCCACGAGGTGGTTCTTCAGTTCGTAACCGGCATGGTCGGAGCCGAGGTAGACGCGCATGGGTCGAGTTTCGCACGGCGGACGCGGCGCGGCCATCAGGGCCCGGGGCGCCCCGGGCCGGCGGCCGGCGCCGTGGCGGGCGCCGACGCCGGCCGGCACCCTCACGCGGGCTGGATCAGGTCCCAGCGGTTGCCGTACAGGTCCTCGAAGACGACGACCGCGCCGTACGGCTCGTAGCGCGGCTCCTCCTCGAAGACGACACCGGCGGCGACCATCCGCTTGTAGTCGCGGTCGAAGTCGTCGGTGTTCAGGAAGAGGCCGACCCGGCCGCCGGTCTGGTCGCCGACCCGGCCCGCCTGCTGGGCGGTGGCGGCGCGGGCCAGCAGCAGCGCGGTCTCGCGGGCACCGGGCGGGGCGACGACGACCCAGCGGCTGCCGTCCCCCCTGGGGGTGTCCTCCCTGAGCTCGAAGCCGAGGGCGTCACGGTAGTAGGCGATGGCCTCGTCGTAGTCGCGGACGACGAGGGTCACCAGGCCGAGGTGTGGCATGACGGAAGGCCCTCAC
Coding sequences within it:
- a CDS encoding ribose-5-phosphate isomerase, whose product is MRVYLGSDHAGYELKNHLVEWLVAAGHEPVDCGPHLYDAVDDYPPFCLRAATRTAADPGALGIVIGGSGNGEQIAANKVKGVRAALAWSEQTATLAREHNDANVLSVGARMHPREDVLRFVGLFLATPYSHEERHQRRIDMLTAYEATGALPPIPAGHPAQD
- a CDS encoding VOC family protein encodes the protein MPHLGLVTLVVRDYDEAIAYYRDALGFELREDTPRGDGSRWVVVAPPGARETALLLARAATAQQAGRVGDQTGGRVGLFLNTDDFDRDYKRMVAAGVVFEEEPRYEPYGAVVVFEDLYGNRWDLIQPA